In Leptolyngbya sp. NIES-2104, the genomic window CGAGCATTCCTGATTCTTCTACAGGCTCCCACACCGGATGATACGACGGCTCGATCGAGGCTTCGATTTGATTCTTTTCGATGAAGGTATCGATCGTTTTCTTAATGCTCTCAGAGACGGCATCAGCGCGATCGAGATTCTGTTTAAGATTGGTTTCAAACTCGATCGTGGTTCCGTTCACGGTCTTTAATCTGCCATACAAGTGCATTCCTTCGAGGGCAAAATGTCGCAGATCAATTTCTCGTCCGCCATCGCGACCTGTGACATAGTGATTTGCTTTGCTTCTGACCGTTTCTTTTTGGGGATGATCGTCGATCGACAAATCATAATAGCCCATCTGATCCAACCAATCGACCACATCTTTACCGCGATACCGTCTCGGAGTCCGGGGCGCACTTCCCACAGATAAATGCACAGTTTTCCCAGCTAAGTGTAAGTCTTCTGCAATTTGACAGCCTGATTGCCCAGTTCCAATGACTAAGACATGGTTCGGCAAAGATTGAGGATTTCTGTATTCTGAAGCGTGTAATTGTTGAATCGTGTCAGGAAAGCGCTCTCGCAGGCTTGGAATTTTTGGTAGATGATAGCTTCCCGCAGCAATCACCACTTGATCGGCTGTAAACACTCCGATCGAGGTGGTCAGTTCAAAGCGATCGTCGTGCTGTCGGACTTTTAGAACTTCGACTCCTTCGCGAATCGGGGGATCAAAAGAAGCGGCATAGCTTTTGACATAGTCCACGATCGCGTCTTTTTGCATAAATCCGTGAGGATCAACACCGTTATACGGGTAGCCCGGAAGCTGACATTGCCAGTTTGGAGTGACCAAGCAGAAGGTATCCCAGCGTTTTTCTTTCCAGGCATGAGCGATCGTATGCTTCTCGAAAATGAGATGCTCGATCGCTTTTTCTTTCAGGCAATAGCTCATCGATAAGCCCGATTGCCCACCGCCAACAATAATCACCGGATAATGAGTTTGCATAGGAAGATCCGTAATACCAATGACAGCGTAAAGGGTAAGGGTCGCCGTTTATTGTAGTGGTCAATACCAAGGCATTGCAATTAATCAGGTCACAGACTGACGGAAATTAGTGCCTTTTACCTCTATCGATTGATTGATGCGATCGAACAATCGTTGCGAATAAACTACGGATGCGTCAGATTCTACTGCTGTACTCTTGGACACTGTACAGAGTTCCTCGGACTGTCTTTCTCTGCAAAAGAATTTCTAGGTTTTTTTATGTGTGCTCTACCTCGTTCTCTCTCAGGCACAAGGATTTTAGTGACTGGGGCAAGTGGTTTTATTGGTCGTCCTCTTTGTCAGCGACTTCGACAGCATCAAGCAGAAGTGTTTGGAGTGTCGCGATTTCCACAAGAGTCGAATGGTTCAATCCGATGGATGCAGGCAGATGTCACTAGCTTCGATGACATGCGGCGAATTGTGACAAGGGTGAAGCCTGATTTGCTTTTTCACTTGGCGGCGGATTCTTCGGCATCTCGAAGTTTAGAAGCGGTACGATCGACGTTACAAGGAAACTTAGTGAGTACGGTTAACTTGCTCACGCTGATGGCTGAAGTGGGCGGGCGGATTGTTTTGGCGGGATCACTCGAAGAACCGAATGAAGGTGAAATGCCGATCGCGTCTTCCCCATATGCAGCGGCGAAATGGTCAAGTACGATCTACGCTCAGATGTTTCAGCAGCTATATCAGTTGCCGATCGTCAGAGCGCGAATTTATATGGTGTATGGTCCAGGACAAATGAACTTTAAGAAGCTGATTCCCCATGTGACGCAGGCGTTGCTCAATGGAGAAGCTCCCCAACTATCGAGCGGTCAGCGATTGATTGATTGGATTTATGTCGATGATGTGGTGGATGGATTGATTGCTGCGGCACGTTCGCCAGAAGATGGGGTGTTTGAACTTGGTTCTGGAACGTTAACTTCGATCGCTGAAATTGTGCAGCGTTTGAATCGGATGATTAATCCCAGGATTCAGCCTTTGTTTGGAGCATTGCCTGATCGACCGATGGAACAGGTCAGAGTCGCGAACATTGCCGATTCAATGTCTAAACTGAACTGGCAGCCCAAGGTTTCTCTAGAAGAAGGATTAGCGCGAACTGTGGATTGGTATGCTGCTTATCAGCGATCGGACGTTCCTTTTTGTGCTTAGATCCATCCTTGAACGATCGATTGATAAATTGCTTGATACCGTGTTCGAGACTTGAGTTTGCTCATGACATTGTTCAAGTGAAATTTAACCGTACTTTCGCTAATAATCAATTGATCCGCGATGTCTCGATCGCGAAATCCCTGAGTCAGCAGTCTCAAAATTTCAATCTCTCGTTCTGATAAGACTGACGATTCAACCGTCGGGATTTTAAGCAGAACTTGGATCATGTTGCGATCGGGACTCGGTTCAATTTGCAGCGCGTTGGGAAACATGCGATCGCAAAGTCGTTTGAGTTCATCAATCTCGTTGGTTAACGGCACGATTCCATCAAGCGAAACAAAGTCATTTCCATACACTAATCGACCATAGGAACAATTCATCTTAGACAACACTTCCGCAACTTTCAGGAAGCCATAAACGATCGCAGGTTCAAACTGCTTCTCAGTTCCCACTAGCGTAAATCGTGCTTGACTTAGAATCGTCGCAAGCTGATCCGACAATACCAATTCATCAAATCGAGGGTGCGGCGATGAAGCGGATTGTTGGTGATACTTAATCGCGGTATCTAATGAAATCGTGACAATCGTGCACAGCGTTTGTAACACTTCCAAAAAAGCGGGTTCTAGAGCATGACAGCTAAACATTGCCAATACGCCTAAAACGCGATTGCTGGCAATTAAGGGATAGCCTGCAAATCCGCAAATATTGTTCTCGATCGCCCATTCTCGATCGCCTACCCAAGATTCCGCAGGCAGATTATTGCTGAGAAACGACACGCGATTCAGCGCTATTTTTCCCACTTTGTAAGCCCCGATCGGGACTCGTCCAAACCTGCCATCGGTGCGCGTCGATAAGCCCGAAGATGCCACCAGTTTTAATGCACTCTGATCCGGTTCTAAGATCCACAATCGCGCCATCGCACTTGAAAATTTTTCGACTAAACCGGATGTCACTGATCGCGCAATGTCTTCGGGCACAAGACAGCCGGAAAAGCTTTGAGCGATTTCATTGACCTGCTGAAGATCAACTAGAATTCGATTCGGATCGGCGTTAAATTCAGCCATCAGACCCTCGATCGCACTTCAATAGAACTCACCGTATCGTGATTGCCGAACCCAAACAGACATTTTGCAAACGATTTTAACTAGGTTTAACAATTCTCTATTTGCGCGATCGAGACGATTTTCTTCGGACGCGCTAGTGTTAGAGAATACGATATGGGAGACTCCGCTAAAATGGCAACGAAACAGCAGTTTAACAGCTTTGAAGATCTCATTTCTGGCTCGACAACGCCAATTCTGGTAGACTTCTATGCGACTTGGTGCGGTCCTTGCCAAATGATGTCCGGCTTTCTCGATTTGGTCAAAGATAGCCTTCAAGACCAAGTAAAAATCGTTAAGATCGATGTCGATAAGTATCCTGAAATTGCCAGTCAGTACAATATTTCAGCGCTACCGACCTTGGTTCTGTTCAAAGAAACGAAGCCCGTCGATCGCATCGAAGGCGTACTCCGACCACAGCAACTCATCGATCGAGTTCAGCCGTTTTTGTAGAAATCTCTAGGGTGTGTTTTGAAACTTTTCGCTTCGTTCACTTCCGCCCCGGAATGGAATTCGGGGCGGGTGAGCAACGCAGTGAGAAGGCTCGAAAACACACCCTAAAACCTGAATTCGTACTCAAACACCCCTTGACTATCACCAGAAAAATTCGTCGAGCCACGGAACAGGAAATTATCGTTAAATCGGTAGCGAACACCAAACTGAGTCGGCTGATCCGCCGTCAACACTCGCAACACCGATGCAGACAAATTGCGAGTAATATCGATTCCGACTTCTGCCGCAAGTCCGAGGGTAGAGCCGCGCTGCCGACCGCGATCGAGCAACGTCGGAAATAACCGAAAATCACTCAGCCCCAACGCATTACCAATAAAGCCCTGAATGTTGGTGAGCAATGCTGATCCAGCTAAGTTCGCAATGCCTAACGTACTATCGCCGCGTCCCAAGGTATTCACAAATCCACCCCCAATCAGAGAAACAATCTCATTGCGGCTCCGACTCGGACTGCTGGTAAGTTCTAGATTCTGAAATAACTGACTCGCGGGTCCAGTCGCGCTTGCCTGAATTCGCACCGTTCTCAGTGATCCGAGATTCGCAGCCGCAACCGTATCATCGGCAAATTCTGCGGTTCCAGGAGCAGCAATTCGGCTTCGAGTCACTTCTGGCACCGACGCAATCAGACGAACATTTAGCAGCGGATCAAGTCCACGATCGCGCTCAAATGTCGCCGTCTGCGGATAGCCTCTTTCTAACACGAACTGTGTCGTGAATAGATTCACCTGTCCGCTTCTAAGGCGAATCGTGCCTTCAGGTCTAGGAGCATCCAATGTGCCTGCAACACTCAGATTGCCAAACGCGACGAAGTTAATCAGCGGTGCACGAACAATCTGAACTCGATCTCCTAACACAAGTCTGAGATTGTTGAATCTTACGACAGGTTGTAGACCTGCTGGAGTACTCGCGGGCGCGGTAGGAGCGCCGCCTGCCGCTTGATCATCTGGGAGTTGAATCTGTCCGTTTGCTAGTTGCACTTGTCCGCCGATTTCAGGAGCGAGTGCAGTTCCGGTGATAGCGATATTCCCAGTGACACCGCCTTGGTAAAGACCTTTCCGATTGATTGCTAAGCGATCGAGATTAATTTGCAGTGGATTATTCGGATCAGCATCCGCCGCGACAAAAATCGGTAACACTCCTTTAGCACTGACTTGTCCGTTGTTGAACTGTCCTTGTACGCCTTCAACGAGAATACGATCGCGATTAAACACAATCGATCCGGTGACATCAGTCAGGGGAGCTTGCAGCGCAGTCGCTTCGATCGTGGCACCGTTTAAGTTAATCGCGCCGACCACTTGCGGGCGAAGTAATGTTCCTGAAACATTGAGTTTCACTGATCCTTCACCCCCGCGCCAAGCGAGTTGTGGCACTAAAGCATTCAGGATCGAGAGTCCATCATTTCTCACATCAACATTCAGGCTAATCTCACTACTATCCGGTCGAACCGTGTCGGGTAGGATCTGATAAGGAATGCTGCCATCAATGCGAACGGGTTCATTAGAAGAGAGCGCAATGTTACTACCGAAATTGAGTCGAGCATTGTTGTAAGTAAAGTTGCCCACCGCAGATTCAACTTCTGTGCCGTTGAGAAAACCATCAATGACTTGAATTTGTCCGACTGCTGAGGGATTGTCACGCGTACCGCTAATCGTCACTGTGGAATTGAGTTTGCCATCAATGCCAAGCGGTAGGGGATAAAAGCGCTCAATTTCTGCGATCGATAAGTTCCGCGCCGTTAGCTGTCCGAATTGCGTTTCACCTCCAAACTGTCCAGCTAAGCTCAGCACAGATTCACCGGATTGAATTCGCAACGGTTCTAAGCTCACCACTCCATTGTTTACGCTACCCAGTGCGCGAACTTGCTGAGCGGTCAAAATGCGATCGTCTACTCGCTGAAGCTGTCCATCGACCAAACGAGTCTGAGCTTGATAAGGACGATATTCAACATTCTGAGCTTGCAAATCAAAGTTTGCTTGAACGCCTTGTGAAAGTGAAGCGTTCACTGTAATTTCGCCCCCGAAGTTACCGCGAATATCTGCGGTTTGAGGAACTCGATTTTCTGCGATCGCTTGATTGTTCAATCGCAGAAGTGCGTTGATTTCCGCAAATCGTCGCAGTTGATCGAGTAAAGGAGCTTGCGGATCACCGACTGGAACCGGATTGAGTGCATTTGCTCGATCGTAGTTGGGGGGTCTAGCTCCACGGGCGAAGTCTTGCAGGTCAAAGTACTGTAAGCCCGTGAGAACATCTTCGATTCTGCCTTGAGCGATCGTCACTTTGCCATTGAATTTTGGCTCTGCTCTTAAATCAACATTGCCTGTCAGCACATATTTGCTTTGTCCTCTAGTCAAAGTGGTATCACTAAACTCAAAGACATTGTTCCGATTCACAAAAGCGGTCGTGGCGACATCTGCCCGGAAAGAACCAATCCGTAGATTTTGAACAGTAGCATTGCCATCAATCACGCGCAATTGATCGAGGTCAATATTAAGATTGCCTGCTAGTGTTCCACTCACACCGCCATACGGAGCCAAATTCACGCCCGGAAGCGCAAATCCATTGATGGGAAACTGTTGCACTGCGACTTGGAAGATATTGCCTCTTGTCTGTCCGATGAGCGAAGATTCATCGCGTCGAACAAGGAGCGATCGAGGTCTAAAGTTCGGCTCAAGGTTTAGTGCAATCTGATCTTGAGCACCTCTGAGATTTAGATCAAACCCTTGTGGCAGTAAGTTCAAGTTTCCACTCAACACCGGATCAAAGGTAATACCATTGAGTGAAAATCCACGCACTGTAACATTACTCACCACTCTAGGTGCTTCTGGTGTTCCGGTCACACGCCCAATCAAGTCTACTGCACCCGATATCTGAGTCACTGGAGGACTGGGAATCGGTAGGTTTGCTAGAGCATAATTGTTCGCTTGAATGTTTAAGTCCAGTGCTGTCACTCTCGGTGTTCCGCTTACATCAGCGAGAATTGCACCATTCGCCCGAAATCCTTGTGCGGTCGCTTGTGGAATGTTGAGCCGTTGACCGTCCCAGTTAATTTGCGCGGTTAGGGGCTGATCAATCAGTGCAATGCCTTGAGAAAGTCGCACTTGTCCATCGGCTCGAATTGCACTGGGTGAGAGAGCATTCAAGGCACCTGCTAATCGCACATTGCCGCTGAGATCTCCGCGTAGCTGTGGTGAAAATTGATTGAGAGCAATTCCAGCGATCTGAGTGTCAGCTTGAAAGCGTCCTGCGATCGCATTAAAGTTCGCATTTACAAAACTATTTCCATTCGTAAGTCTTGCTTGTCCTCGCGCTTGAACATTCTCTAACTGTGGCGCATTCAGTGATCCTGCAAGTTCTGCATTTCCATTGATCAAGCCTTGAACCTGTGGAGCAAATCGGCTCGCTTGCACATTAGAAGCTTGAACGGTTCCCTGCCATCGTTGTCCGATCGTGCGTCCTTGAGCGCTAACGGTTCCCTCTGCGACTTGAAACACTGCATTTCGCAGAATCGTATTACCCCCTGTAACTACGACTTCCCCGGTTCCGGGATACGTTGCTTCTGGCGCTTGGAACTGTGCGATCGTTTGCACTTGATTCAATCGTCCGATCACTTGTCCGCGTGCATTGACTCGCCCGACTGTAATCGGTAAGGTTCCGTTGTTGTAGAGTTGTGCGATCGCATCTCCGGGTAAGTTTTGTGCTTGATAGTTAATCGCGATCGATTGCGGTGCATTGAGATCTAAATTTCCACTTGCAACGACTGTTCCACCCACTTCAGGAACAGCACGAATGTTCGAGAGGGCTAAGTTTAGCGTTTCTGTATCTAAGCGAAAATCAGTACTCGCTTGGGTGAGATTAATGCGATCGACTCTAGCAACTTTTGTGTTGCGAACTCGACCTGTTACGATCGGATTTTGCACTTCACCCGTAACGCGAATGTCTGCGGTGGCTTCTCCAGAAGTTGCAAAAGGAAGCTCAACGTTGAACGTATCAAAAAAGTTTTCAATACTAACTGATTTCACATTTGCAGAGACATTAAAGCCTTTTTCGGTATCAATCTTTCCTTGAGCAGTGAGTGGTATTTTTCCTAACTGCGATCGAACTTTGTCTAACGTAATTAAGGTGTCATCAATCTGTAAGTTTCCGAATGATTTCGAGAAGACTTGAGGCACTTCTGGAATCTGTACCGTCACATCTCTAAATTCTGCGGTTCCTTTGACGACCGGACGTTGATCCGGTCTGAGTTGAACATTCACGGCACCATTCGTACGACCTTGAGGAAGATTGATCGGAAACTTGACTAATCGATCGATCTCCACCACTAAGAAATCTCGTCCCCGAATGTTCAGATTCGAGTTTAAGCCGTTTTTAATCAACGTTTCACCGTTGAGATCGATGCTCCCTTGCTTCGTTGATTCCGCATTGAGTTCGTAAGTAATCCGCTGATTATTATCAAAGAAATTTGCAGTTCCGGTACCTTGCCGCAGTGTGACCGGAATTCGTCGCTGTCTGGGTTTGGGAAAGGCATCGAGTTCAATATTGGCATCTCTAAACCGGATACGATCGAGCTGTGTCTTGATCAATCCTTCTTGTTCTTGAGCTTTGATCTGTGTTTTAACCCAAACTCCATTTTTTTCCTGATCCAAATACACATCCGGCTGGAGTAAAGTCACATCCAGCTTTAATGTGCGAGTGAGCAACAATTGTAGCAAGTTGAAATTGACTTCCACACCTTCGACCGAAGCGCGATCGCGATCGTTCGGAGTGGCTGGAATCGAACTTTTGCCAAAACGCAACTGGTTGAGTGAAAAGCCTTCGACGCTGCCCAAATCCACGGGTCGATCGAGTAATTCGCTTAAATTTTGTTCGATTAGGGGGGCGAGATCATTTTGTACGAATTTTGATCCGTACCAGATGCCCGCACCGATACCTAAGGCGCTGAGAATTGCGATCGGGACTCCGACGCGACCGAGCAGCACAAGCCACAAGCGACGACGTGCGGGAGTTTCAGGACGATTATTCGGATCGGGAGATTGAGTCATCGGCTTGAATTCTGATAGAAAGCCAATCTACCATTACCACACCTACGAAACTCTAGTGCAAAGAATTTAACAGAAACTGCCAATAGAAATGATTTTCCTGCTCAATTGTGAAATTGATTACAGCAAAATGAATGCGATCGCAGTTGATCGGTCGTGCTACATGAGATTCATCGGATCAACATCGATCGTTAAGCTCACGGTAGAAGGACAATGCGATCGCAGTTCGGTTAAATCAGGACTGCGATCTTCGTTTAACTTCAATAAAATCTGCCAGCGGTATCGTTGAGCAATTCTCAGGATCGTTGCGGGTGCGGGACCCAAAACCTGATAGTTTTCATCAGACTGAAGTAAATCCGCGATCGTTTCGGCTGTCGTTTGAACGGTTTGCGGGTTGAGTCCGCTAAATCGAAGCAAGACTAAACGACCGTATGGCGGATAAGTCAGAATCGATCGCTGTTCGAGTTCTTTTTCGACAAACGGTTCATACTGCTGCTGTTTCACCGCTTGAATCACCGGATTTTCAGGCGCATAAGTTTGGAGAATCACTCGTCCGGGTTCTGTTCCGCGTCCGGCTCGTCCAGCAACTTGTACTAAAGTTTGAAAGGCTCTTTCACTTGCTCGAAAGTCTGCTAGGTTTAACAGTCCATCGGCTGAAATGATGCCTACTAATGTGACTTGAGGTAGATCAATGCCTTTCGTTAACATCTGTGTTCCCACTAATAAATCAGCATCACCCTGAGCGAACTGGCTTAACAATGCTCTGTGAGCACCTTTTGCACGAGTGGTATCACTGTCAAAGCGAATCGTTTTCAGCTCTGGAAACAGTTGCGATAGTTCTTGCACGACGCGCTGAGTTCCACTACCAAAGTTCTTAAAGTAGGTCGAACTACAGGATGGACATTGTTGAGGTTGAAGCTGTGTATGGTTGCAATAGTGGCATCTCAGTAATGGTTGAGCATTTTCGTGAATGTGGTGATAGGACAGTGAAACATCACAGTTTGGACAGTCCATCACATAGCCACAACTGCGACAAGACACGAAAGTGCTATGTCCACGACGATGAATAAATAACAGTCCTTTTTGATTGTTCCCTTTGAGTTTTTTAAGCTCAGCTTGCAGCGATCGACTAAAAATCGACCGATTGCGATCGTGCAATTCCTTCCGCATATCAATCACATCAATGCGCGGTAGGGGTCGATCTAAAATTCGCTTTGGCAATGATAGATAGGTTGATCGCTCTAACCAACTTTCTAAAGATGGAGTGGCAGATCCAAGAATCAACGGACAATCTTCAAGTTCTGCCCGCCATTGAGCCACCGATCGCGCATGATAACAAGGTGCAGGCTGATCTTGCTTAAAGCTCGAATCATGTTCCTCATCGAGCACAATCAAGCCAAGATTCGGTAACGGTGCGAAAATTGCCGATCGCGTTCCAATCACAACTTGCGGCGATCCAGCTAACATCTGCCGCCAAGTATCGAAGCGTTCCCCATCGGATAAAGCACTGTGATAGACGCAAACTCGATCGCCAAATCTAGCTCGAAATCGATCGGTTAACTGCGGCGTTAATCCAATTTCGGGAACTAACACTAATGCAGATTGACCTTGTTCGAGAATGGGCGCGATCGCTTGCAAATAAACCTCAGTCTTTCCCGATCCGGTCACACCATGCAGCAAAATTTTGTCAAATCCACTCACAGCATGAATTTGCTCCAGAACTTGTGCTTGGTCTGGTGTGAGCGATTTTGCTGCATCAATCTCTACCTCTGGACCGTGTTCACTCCGCAACACTTCTCGACCTTGAAGAATCACACAGCCTTCTTCTTGCAATCGTTTTACCGTGGGTGAAGTCGTGCGGCACTGCTGCAATAAATCGGTGAGCCACATTTCGCCGCCGTTGCGCTTGAGAACTTCTAAAATCTCGCGTTGTCTTCCTCGCAATTCTCCCTGCATCGAGACGAGAATCACAGCTTGGCGCAACTGGGGGCGAATGGTGGCGGGTGGCTCTAGATAGCTCTCAACCCAGTTGAATCTCAATAAATCTTGAAGTCCGCGATGTGCCCCTTTCACTTGCCGCTGAATGAACTGCCACGAGTAATCTTTCGTTTTGCTAGATTGAAGCAATTTCAAAATCTGCTGAGCAGCGGGATTGAGAAAGATTTCATTCGCTGCTGAATCGATCAATCGAATGCGTCTTTGCGATCGCGCTAACAGTCCCGGTGGCAACGCGACTCGAACCACTTGCATCAGTGAAGTTTGATAATATCTCGCAACCCGATCGAGCAGTGCCCAATAGGAAGCCGGAAAAAATCCAGCACTAACGATCGAATCAATCGATCGAATATGTTCTAAATCTGGGGGTTCAGTTAGCGATCGCACTGCAATTCCGCCCACCTGCTGTACCCCGAACGGCACACTCAGGATATCACCCGGCACCACCCGCGTCCCCGACGGCACCGCATAAGTAAAAACGCCTTGTGCCCCCGGACAATCCACTAGCACTTCAATCCACATCGGATCAGTGCGATATTCCGTCCTCGATTCCGCTACAGACTGCAATTCAGACATATCCGCAAATGAAGAGAAAAACTTAAGAAAATCGGTAAAAAAGGAAATTTACGGTATTAAATTACCTAGGAATCGCGGGGGCATTCAGTTCAAATGAACCACTCCAATATTTTAACGTGTGACTGAGTTTACCGGATCGATCGCGTTCTAACGCAAGGACTCACCCAAAGACAGATTGAAACCATTGACATTTGCTTTTCTCACCATTGGTAGAGATGTAAAACAGAGCAGGTATGAGAGTCTGTTATAGCAGTGACCGAAAGGTTTGGGATCTTGTCATTTTGGCAGAAGTTCCGGACTCAAACGGAAGCAGCAAGCGGGAACTCGCCGAAGCTGAAACGCATCTCCAGGAATTTTCCCGATTCAGAGCGGCGATTTTAGCAGGGTTGTATCTTCGACCCATTTCTAAAAGTTTCCGAAAAAAATTCCGAAAACGCGTCATTTCGTCATAGGTTCAGGAGGAGTTCTAAGGCTGGAAATTCACAATTTGAACAGAAAAGATTTAGATTAAAAATTCTCATTGCTGTCTTAAGTTTTCACTTGATTCTGATGACTTAACGGAGCAACTCTCTCAACCCTCGATCGCGTAAAACTACCTCGATATAACATCACTATGAACGAACAAAGCAACAGTTCTCACACAGAAGCCCTCTCTAGTGATTTGGACTTTGCAATGGACGTTGCTGAGTTAGATTCAGTGGACTCTTTGCAATTAGAAGCCGATTTCGCAGACTCAACCCCGATCGAAATAGAACCCGATTTGCTCGAACTCACCTCGGCTGCCGCTGATCTGGCAGAAGCAACGGGTGAAGCCGAGATTGATCAAATGGCATCGGCTCGATCGTCAGGATATAACAAAACCGTAGCGGACGATGCTGTGGGCGCATTCTTCAAAGAAATGGCGCGTTATCCGCTGCTC contains:
- a CDS encoding MSMEG_0569 family flavin-dependent oxidoreductase, which encodes MQTHYPVIIVGGGQSGLSMSYCLKEKAIEHLIFEKHTIAHAWKEKRWDTFCLVTPNWQCQLPGYPYNGVDPHGFMQKDAIVDYVKSYAASFDPPIREGVEVLKVRQHDDRFELTTSIGVFTADQVVIAAGSYHLPKIPSLRERFPDTIQQLHASEYRNPQSLPNHVLVIGTGQSGCQIAEDLHLAGKTVHLSVGSAPRTPRRYRGKDVVDWLDQMGYYDLSIDDHPQKETVRSKANHYVTGRDGGREIDLRHFALEGMHLYGRLKTVNGTTIEFETNLKQNLDRADAVSESIKKTIDTFIEKNQIEASIEPSYHPVWEPVEESGMLDCQNIEAIIWCTGYRSDFRWIEVPVFDGKGYPGHERGVTPIWGFYFLGLPWLYTWGSGRFSGIARDAQYLADYIAARKRVSQDSAWSVVNEFLLGS
- a CDS encoding NAD(P)-dependent oxidoreductase, yielding MCALPRSLSGTRILVTGASGFIGRPLCQRLRQHQAEVFGVSRFPQESNGSIRWMQADVTSFDDMRRIVTRVKPDLLFHLAADSSASRSLEAVRSTLQGNLVSTVNLLTLMAEVGGRIVLAGSLEEPNEGEMPIASSPYAAAKWSSTIYAQMFQQLYQLPIVRARIYMVYGPGQMNFKKLIPHVTQALLNGEAPQLSSGQRLIDWIYVDDVVDGLIAAARSPEDGVFELGSGTLTSIAEIVQRLNRMINPRIQPLFGALPDRPMEQVRVANIADSMSKLNWQPKVSLEEGLARTVDWYAAYQRSDVPFCA
- a CDS encoding LuxR C-terminal-related transcriptional regulator, whose product is MAEFNADPNRILVDLQQVNEIAQSFSGCLVPEDIARSVTSGLVEKFSSAMARLWILEPDQSALKLVASSGLSTRTDGRFGRVPIGAYKVGKIALNRVSFLSNNLPAESWVGDREWAIENNICGFAGYPLIASNRVLGVLAMFSCHALEPAFLEVLQTLCTIVTISLDTAIKYHQQSASSPHPRFDELVLSDQLATILSQARFTLVGTEKQFEPAIVYGFLKVAEVLSKMNCSYGRLVYGNDFVSLDGIVPLTNEIDELKRLCDRMFPNALQIEPSPDRNMIQVLLKIPTVESSVLSEREIEILRLLTQGFRDRDIADQLIISESTVKFHLNNVMSKLKSRTRYQAIYQSIVQGWI
- the trxA gene encoding thioredoxin, whose translation is MATKQQFNSFEDLISGSTTPILVDFYATWCGPCQMMSGFLDLVKDSLQDQVKIVKIDVDKYPEIASQYNISALPTLVLFKETKPVDRIEGVLRPQQLIDRVQPFL
- a CDS encoding translocation/assembly module TamB, which gives rise to MTQSPDPNNRPETPARRRLWLVLLGRVGVPIAILSALGIGAGIWYGSKFVQNDLAPLIEQNLSELLDRPVDLGSVEGFSLNQLRFGKSSIPATPNDRDRASVEGVEVNFNLLQLLLTRTLKLDVTLLQPDVYLDQEKNGVWVKTQIKAQEQEGLIKTQLDRIRFRDANIELDAFPKPRQRRIPVTLRQGTGTANFFDNNQRITYELNAESTKQGSIDLNGETLIKNGLNSNLNIRGRDFLVVEIDRLVKFPINLPQGRTNGAVNVQLRPDQRPVVKGTAEFRDVTVQIPEVPQVFSKSFGNLQIDDTLITLDKVRSQLGKIPLTAQGKIDTEKGFNVSANVKSVSIENFFDTFNVELPFATSGEATADIRVTGEVQNPIVTGRVRNTKVARVDRINLTQASTDFRLDTETLNLALSNIRAVPEVGGTVVASGNLDLNAPQSIAINYQAQNLPGDAIAQLYNNGTLPITVGRVNARGQVIGRLNQVQTIAQFQAPEATYPGTGEVVVTGGNTILRNAVFQVAEGTVSAQGRTIGQRWQGTVQASNVQASRFAPQVQGLINGNAELAGSLNAPQLENVQARGQARLTNGNSFVNANFNAIAGRFQADTQIAGIALNQFSPQLRGDLSGNVRLAGALNALSPSAIRADGQVRLSQGIALIDQPLTAQINWDGQRLNIPQATAQGFRANGAILADVSGTPRVTALDLNIQANNYALANLPIPSPPVTQISGAVDLIGRVTGTPEAPRVVSNVTVRGFSLNGITFDPVLSGNLNLLPQGFDLNLRGAQDQIALNLEPNFRPRSLLVRRDESSLIGQTRGNIFQVAVQQFPINGFALPGVNLAPYGGVSGTLAGNLNIDLDQLRVIDGNATVQNLRIGSFRADVATTAFVNRNNVFEFSDTTLTRGQSKYVLTGNVDLRAEPKFNGKVTIAQGRIEDVLTGLQYFDLQDFARGARPPNYDRANALNPVPVGDPQAPLLDQLRRFAEINALLRLNNQAIAENRVPQTADIRGNFGGEITVNASLSQGVQANFDLQAQNVEYRPYQAQTRLVDGQLQRVDDRILTAQQVRALGSVNNGVVSLEPLRIQSGESVLSLAGQFGGETQFGQLTARNLSIAEIERFYPLPLGIDGKLNSTVTISGTRDNPSAVGQIQVIDGFLNGTEVESAVGNFTYNNARLNFGSNIALSSNEPVRIDGSIPYQILPDTVRPDSSEISLNVDVRNDGLSILNALVPQLAWRGGEGSVKLNVSGTLLRPQVVGAINLNGATIEATALQAPLTDVTGSIVFNRDRILVEGVQGQFNNGQVSAKGVLPIFVAADADPNNPLQINLDRLAINRKGLYQGGVTGNIAITGTALAPEIGGQVQLANGQIQLPDDQAAGGAPTAPASTPAGLQPVVRFNNLRLVLGDRVQIVRAPLINFVAFGNLSVAGTLDAPRPEGTIRLRSGQVNLFTTQFVLERGYPQTATFERDRGLDPLLNVRLIASVPEVTRSRIAAPGTAEFADDTVAAANLGSLRTVRIQASATGPASQLFQNLELTSSPSRSRNEIVSLIGGGFVNTLGRGDSTLGIANLAGSALLTNIQGFIGNALGLSDFRLFPTLLDRGRQRGSTLGLAAEVGIDITRNLSASVLRVLTADQPTQFGVRYRFNDNFLFRGSTNFSGDSQGVFEYEFRF